The following are from one region of the Coffea eugenioides isolate CCC68of chromosome 2, Ceug_1.0, whole genome shotgun sequence genome:
- the LOC113761766 gene encoding protein DETOXIFICATION 35, producing the protein METAPLLSGSYYDGGEELVGPDGEYRQARGLKEWWYVFRIETVKLWALGLPIAFNIICQYGMNTATTMYVGHLGDVELSAISISLSVISTFSFGFLLGMGSALETLCGQAFGARQVHMLGVYMQRSMIILFVTSVILLPLYIFATPLLKLLGQQEQIADPAGKYSILIIPQLFSLVVTFPTQKFLQAQSNVAITAYIGLVALLLHVLLLWLFIYVLGWGITGAAVAFDISNWAIAIAQFFYVIGWCKDGWKGWSISAFREIWSFVRLSLASAVMLCLEIWYMMSINILTGHLHNAVLAVGSLSICMSLNGIEAMIFIGVNAAISVRVSNELGLGHPRAAKYSVYVTVSQSLLIGIISMVVVLLARNHFAIIFTNSTDMQKAVANLADLLSITMVLNSVQPVISGVAVGGGWQALVAYINLGCYYVFGLPLGFVLGYVANLGVKGIWGGMIAGIGLQTLLLLVVLYKTNWNDEVDQTSKRMREWGGQGVDSEKLQNNQPPFGNGQT; encoded by the exons ATGGAGACGGCGCCGTTGCTGAGCGGAAGCTATTACGATGGAGGAGAAGAGCTGGTGGGGCCAGACGGCGAGTACCGGCAGGCGAGAGGGCTGAAGGAATGGTGGTACGTTTTCCGGATCGAAACGGTGAAGCTGTGGGCATTAGGGCTGCCCATAGCGTTCAACATCATCTGCCAGTATGGGATGAATACGGCGACCACAATGTACGTTGGACACCTGGGAGACGTGGAGCTCTCCGCTATCTCTATTTCCCTCTCCGTCATCTCTACCTTCTCTTTCGGCTTCTTG CTTGGGATGGGGAGTGCTTTAGAGACGCTATGCGGTCAAGCATTCGGTGCCAGGCAAGTTCATATGCTCGGTGTTTACATGCAGCGGTCCATGATTATTCTGTTTGTCACCTCTGTCATCCTTTTGCCGCTCTACATATTTGCTACCCCACTCCTCAAGCTCCTTGGACAGCAGGAACAGATCGCAGATCCTGCAGGAAAATATTCCATCCTCATTATCCCTCAGCTATTTTCCCTGGTTGTTACTTTCCCAACCCAAAAATTTCTTCAAGCCCAAAGCAACGTGGCTATCACAGCATACATTGGATTGGTTGCTTTGCTCCTTCATGTTCTTTTGCTCTGGCTTTTCATCTATGTGCTTGGCTGGGGAATCACTGGAGCAGCCGTAGCATTTGACATTTCAAACTGGGCTATTGCAATTGCTCAATTCTTTTACGTCATCGGTTGGTGTAAAGATGGGTGGAAGGGATGGTCAATTTCCGCATTCAGGGAGATATGGTCATTTGTTAGGCTCTCTCTTGCTTCAGCAGTTATGCTTTGTCTGGAGATCTGGTACATGATGAGTATCAACATCCTCACAGGTCACCTTCATAATGCCGTGCTTGCAGTTGGTTCCCTAAGCATTTG CATGAGCCTCAATGGAATTGAAGCCATGATATTCATTGGAGTAAATGCTGCAATAAG TGTTCGAGTCTCAAATGAGCTTGGGCTTGGACATCCAAGAGCAGCCAAGTATTCAGTGTATGTTACAGTCTCTCAGTCCCTCCTGATAGGGATTATTTCCATGGTGGTTGTTCTCCTGGCCAGAAATCACTTTGCTATAATTTTCACAAATAGCACGGATATGCAAAAAGCTGTTGCCAACCTTGCTGACCTTCTTTCAATAACAATGGTTCTCAACAGCGTTCAGCCAGTAATATCAG GCGTTGCAGTCGGAGGAGGATGGCAAGCTTTGGTGGCTTATATCAATTTAGGTTGTTATTATGTATTTGGGCTTCCTCTAGGATTCGTTCTTGGGTATGTGGCGAATCTAGGAGTTAAG GGTATCTGGGGGGGAATGATAGCTGGAATTGGCCTGCAGACATTGCTGCTTTTAGTAGTACTTTACAAGACCAACTGGAACGACGAG GTTGACCAGACATCAAAGCGCATGCGAGAATGGGGAGGCCAAGGCGTTGACAGTGAAAAATTGCAGAATAATCAACCTCCATTTGGAAACGGTCAAACTTGA
- the LOC113761227 gene encoding mediator of RNA polymerase II transcription subunit 36a-like → MVARGGRGGGGGFRGGRGGDGGRGGGRGGGRGGFGGRGGSAMKYGGGRGAGGRGGGRGGGRGRGGGMKGGSRVVVEPHRHAGVFIAKGKEDALVTKNMVPGEAVYNEKRISVQNEDGSKVEYRVWNPFRSKLAAAILGGVDDVWIKPGARVLYLGAASGTTVSHVSDVVGPEGMVYAVEFSHRSGRDLVNMAKKRTNVIPIIEDARHPAKYRMLVGMVDVIFSDVAQPDQARILALNASYFLKAGGHFMISIKANCIDSTAPAEAVFAQEVKKLKADQFKPIEQVTLEPFERDHACVVGAYRVPTKQKAAAA, encoded by the exons ATGGTTGCTAGAGGAG GGCGTGGTGGCGGAGGTGGATTCAGGGGTGGTCGAGGCGGCGATGGAGGGAGAGGAGGAGGGAGAGGTGGTGGTAGAGGTGGATTTGGTGGGAGAGGTGGCAGCGCGATGAAGTACGGTGGAGGAAGAGGTGCCGGCGGAAGAGGTGGCGGAAGAGGCGGCGGCAGGGGTCGCGGAGGAGGGATGAAGGGAGGGAGTAGAGTGGTGGTGGAGCCTCACAGGCATGCGGGAGTATTTATAGCCAAAGGTAAAGAAGATGCTCTTGTGACCAAGAATATGGTCCCTGGTGAAGCTGTCTACAATGAGAAGAGAATCTCTGTTCAG AACGAAGATGGGTCAAAAGTCGAATACAGAGTATGGAATCCATTCCGTTCTAAGTTGGCTGCGGCcatccttggcggagtcgacgACGTCTGGATT AAACCTGGTGCCCGTGTACTCTACCTTGGAGCTGCTTCAGGAACCACAGTATCTCACGTCTCTGATGTCGTTGGCCCT GAGGGAATGGTGTATGCTGTGGAATTTTCCCACAGGAGTGGCAGGGATTTGGTGAACATGGCAAAAAAGCGAACGAATGTAATACCCATCATCGAGGATGCTAGACATCCAGCAAAATACAGAATGCTTGTAGGAATGGTTGATGTGATATTTTCTGATGTTGCTCAGCCTGATCAG GCAAGAATTTTGGCACTAAATGCATCTTACTTCCTGAAAGCTGGAGGCCATTTCATGATTTCCATCAAG GCAAACTGTATTGATTCAACTGCTCCTGCCGAGGCTGTATTTGCCCAAGAAGTGAAGAAGCTGAAAGCAGACCAATTTAAGCCTATTGAGCAAGTTACACTCGAACCATTTGAGCGAGACCATGCTTGTGTTGTTGGTGCTTACCGAGttccaacaaaacaaaaagctGCTGCTGCCTAG
- the LOC113753953 gene encoding uncharacterized protein LOC113753953 — MGSRYEVEVAITSAKDLKNVNWRHGPLKPYAVVWVDPKAKCSTRVDDEGDTSPYWEETLVIPFDSPIEDSTLHIDVVHAKAAEDTKPLIGSARLRLIDVVDEAGLGRRVERKLELKRPSGRPHGKLQVQVSVREPPRYRAPDPYYAPPYGVPQPGSRDYAAPHPYGNSPYGAPPASAYAAPPAGYPYSAPPAAPPPSYGQPSYGQPAYGQPSYGQPVYGEEKKKSKFGGMGTGLAVGAVAGALGGLALAEGIDYAKDKIADDAAEKVEEDLGYDDDDGGDW, encoded by the coding sequence atggGTTCCCGGTACGAGGTTGAGGTCGCGATTACCTCCGCTAAGGATTTGAAGAACGTCAACTGGCGTCACGGTCCCCTCAAGCCTTACGCCGTCGTCTGGGTCGACCCTAAGGCCAAATGCTCCACCCGGGTCGACGACGAGGGCGACACCTCTCCCTACTGGGAGGAAAccctagtcatcccttttgaTTCCCCCATCGAGGACTCCACCCTCCATATCGACGTCGTCCACGCCAAGGCCGCCGAGGACACCAAGCCCCTCATCGGTTCCGCTCGTCTCCGTCTCATCGACGTCGTCGATGAGGCCGGCTTGGGCCGCCGGGTCGAGCGCAAGCTCGAGCTTAAGCGACCCTCCGGCCGTCCACATGGCAAGTTGCAAGTCCAAGTCAGCGTGCGGGAGCCGCCGCGCTACCGTGCCCCCGACCCCTACTATGCACCTCCGTATGGGGTCCCACAACCGGGTTCCAGAGATTATGCGGCTCCCCACCCATATGGTAATTCCCCCTATGGGGCCCCACCAGCAAGCGCTTATGCGGCGCCACCTGCAGGATACCCCTACAGTGCACCACCGGCTGCTCCCCCTCCCTCCTACGGTCAGCCAAGTTACGGGCAGCCGGCTTACGGGCAGCCCAGTTACGGGCAGCCAGTTTATggggaggagaagaagaagagtaaGTTTGGTGGGATGGGGACGGGATTGGCTGTGGGCGCGGTTGCAGGGGCTCTAGGTGGACTGGCATTGGCCGAGGGTATTGATTATGCTAAGGATAAGATCGCCGACGATGCTGCTGAGAAGGTGGAGGAGGATCTCGGCTACGATGATGATGATGGTGGTGACTGGTGA